Proteins encoded by one window of Marixanthomonas sp. SCSIO 43207:
- the asnS gene encoding asparagine--tRNA ligase produces MQHTEILEVLKTEPSLHEITVKGWVRAFRSNRFIALNDGSTIKNLQCVVDFENFEEEILKKITIGAAIEVKGILVESQGKGQTVEVQVSKVTVLGEADPEDVKLTILSPKRHTLEKLREQAHLRVRTNTFSAVMRTRSKLAFAVHEYFQKNGFNYMHSPIITGSDAEGAGEMFRVSNLDQKNPPLNEEGAVDYKQDFFGKETNLTVSGQLEAETYAMGLGKVYTFGPTFRAENSNTSRHLAEFWMIEPEVAFCDLDGNMDLAEDFIKYIINYALENCADDLEFLENRLLQVEKSKPQAERSDMALRDKLKFVLENNFKRVTYTEAIEILKNSKPNKKKKFKYVIDEWGADLQSEHERFLVEKHFKSPVILFDYPAKIKAFYMRLNDDGKTVRAMDVLFPGIGEIVGGSQREERYDVLKEKMETMGIEEKELWWYLELRKFGTCVHSGFGLGFERMVQFVTGMGNIRDVIPYPRTPGNAEF; encoded by the coding sequence ATGCAGCATACAGAAATACTAGAAGTTTTAAAAACCGAGCCATCGCTTCACGAAATAACCGTTAAAGGTTGGGTGCGCGCTTTTAGAAGCAACCGCTTTATTGCCTTAAACGACGGTTCTACAATTAAAAACCTACAATGTGTTGTTGATTTTGAAAATTTTGAAGAAGAAATATTAAAAAAAATAACCATTGGCGCGGCGATAGAAGTTAAAGGTATATTGGTAGAAAGCCAAGGAAAAGGACAAACGGTAGAAGTTCAAGTTTCAAAGGTAACTGTATTGGGCGAAGCAGATCCCGAAGATGTAAAATTAACCATCCTTTCTCCCAAAAGACATACTCTTGAAAAACTAAGAGAGCAAGCTCATTTAAGAGTACGCACCAATACTTTTAGCGCTGTTATGCGTACCCGATCAAAACTCGCTTTTGCAGTTCACGAGTATTTTCAGAAAAATGGTTTTAATTACATGCACTCACCAATTATTACAGGAAGTGATGCTGAAGGAGCCGGTGAAATGTTTAGAGTGAGCAACTTAGACCAAAAAAATCCTCCGCTTAATGAAGAAGGAGCGGTTGATTACAAACAAGATTTCTTCGGAAAAGAAACAAACTTAACCGTAAGCGGTCAATTAGAAGCCGAAACTTATGCTATGGGACTTGGTAAGGTCTACACTTTTGGCCCAACCTTTAGAGCCGAAAATTCAAACACCTCTCGTCACCTAGCTGAATTTTGGATGATAGAGCCTGAAGTAGCTTTTTGTGATCTTGACGGTAATATGGATCTAGCCGAAGATTTCATTAAGTATATAATTAATTATGCACTTGAAAACTGTGCAGATGACCTAGAGTTTTTAGAAAATCGCTTATTACAGGTTGAAAAAAGTAAACCACAAGCTGAGCGAAGCGATATGGCTCTTAGAGATAAATTAAAGTTTGTATTAGAAAACAACTTTAAGCGTGTTACCTATACCGAAGCTATTGAGATTTTAAAAAACTCAAAACCCAACAAAAAGAAAAAGTTTAAATACGTAATTGATGAATGGGGTGCAGACTTGCAAAGTGAGCATGAACGCTTCCTTGTTGAAAAACACTTTAAATCACCAGTAATTTTATTTGATTATCCAGCAAAAATTAAAGCGTTTTATATGCGTTTAAATGATGACGGAAAAACCGTTCGTGCAATGGATGTATTATTCCCGGGAATTGGTGAAATCGTTGGTGGTTCACAACGTGAAGAACGCTACGATGTTCTAAAAGAAAAAATGGAAACCATGGGCATTGAAGAAAAAGAACTATGGTGGTATCTAGAACTTCGCAAATTTGGTACTTGTGTTCACAGTGGTTTCGGGCTTGGCTTTGAACGTATGGTGCAATTTGTAACCGGTATGGGAAATATTCGCGATGTAATTCCGTATCCACGTACTCCAGGAAACGCAGAGTTTTAA
- the rpoN gene encoding RNA polymerase factor sigma-54 — protein sequence MLKQQLNFKLSQKLSPQQIQLMKLIQLPTQAFEQRISQELEENPALEGGKEEVNEYDDEFSDTYEDDYDDDGTEVIETEINVDDYLSDDEVPSYKLSSNNYSADDEDKQVPYASGKSFNQHLLQQLNTYRLEEQEMEIAKFLVGSVDESGYIRREILDIVDDLAFTQNVYTSEEEVEKVLNIVQELDPSGVAARSLQECLLIQLKRKEETASIALAISILDEAFDQFTKKHYKKLLQKFDISEDQLRDAIHEIEVLNPKPGGSYSGNTRAVEHVIPDFTIKIRDGELELTLNGRNAPELHVSRDYTNMLKGYKESKEKSKKQKDAVMFIKQKLDAAKWFIEAIKQRQQTLFVTMSSIMNYQKDYFLTGDERKIRPMILKDIADEIDMDVSTVSRVANSKYVDTPYGTFLIKEFFSESMKNDQGEDVSTREIKKILEITVQEEDKKKPLTDDKLAKVLKEKGYPIARRTIAKYREQLDIPVARLRKEI from the coding sequence ATGTTAAAGCAACAGTTAAATTTTAAACTATCACAAAAGCTCTCGCCGCAACAAATACAGTTGATGAAGCTTATTCAACTTCCTACGCAAGCTTTTGAGCAACGTATTTCTCAAGAATTGGAAGAAAATCCGGCATTGGAAGGCGGTAAAGAAGAAGTAAACGAATATGATGATGAGTTTTCAGACACTTATGAAGATGACTATGACGACGATGGTACAGAAGTAATTGAAACCGAAATAAATGTTGATGACTATTTAAGTGATGATGAAGTACCAAGTTACAAACTATCATCAAATAATTACAGTGCAGATGATGAAGACAAACAAGTTCCGTATGCATCAGGTAAATCATTTAACCAACATTTACTTCAGCAATTAAACACTTACAGGCTTGAAGAACAAGAAATGGAAATTGCCAAATTTTTGGTAGGAAGCGTTGATGAAAGTGGTTATATACGACGTGAGATTTTAGATATTGTTGATGATTTAGCTTTTACGCAAAATGTATATACTTCAGAAGAAGAGGTTGAGAAAGTACTTAATATTGTTCAAGAATTAGATCCTTCTGGTGTTGCAGCCAGAAGCCTTCAAGAGTGTTTATTGATACAATTAAAAAGAAAAGAGGAAACAGCTTCTATTGCCTTAGCTATTTCCATTTTAGATGAAGCTTTTGATCAATTCACAAAGAAACATTATAAAAAATTACTTCAAAAGTTTGACATTTCAGAAGATCAGCTTAGAGATGCTATTCATGAAATCGAAGTATTAAACCCTAAACCCGGCGGAAGCTATTCTGGCAACACTAGAGCTGTTGAGCATGTAATTCCAGACTTTACCATAAAAATACGCGATGGTGAGCTAGAACTCACTTTAAATGGTCGAAATGCTCCCGAACTACACGTTTCTAGAGATTATACTAATATGCTAAAAGGATATAAGGAATCTAAAGAAAAGTCAAAAAAGCAAAAAGATGCTGTAATGTTTATTAAACAGAAGCTAGATGCTGCCAAGTGGTTTATTGAAGCCATTAAACAGCGTCAACAAACGCTTTTTGTAACTATGAGCAGTATTATGAATTATCAAAAAGACTATTTTTTGACAGGTGATGAGCGTAAAATAAGGCCTATGATTTTAAAGGATATCGCAGATGAAATTGACATGGATGTTTCGACAGTTTCAAGAGTTGCAAACAGTAAGTATGTTGATACACCTTACGGAACATTTCTTATTAAAGAGTTTTTCAGTGAATCTATGAAAAATGATCAAGGGGAAGATGTTTCTACTCGCGAGATTAAAAAAATTCTAGAGATTACCGTTCAAGAAGAAGATAAAAAGAAGCCTTTAACAGATGATAAATTGGCAAAAGTATTAAAAGAAAAAGGATACCCTATCGCTCGTCGTACTATTGCAAAATATAGAGAGCAGCTTGATATCCCTGTAGCTAGGCTTAGAAAAGAAATTTAA
- a CDS encoding porin family protein — MHTFIKSLFFSAALLCCFLGFSQDEISQDSIVDAKYREDQFYIGVNYNIVTDVPSGVKTRGLSGGIHFGYVRDMPINKRRNVAIAVGAGLALDQYGQTLFIGEDANENSIFRVLDSEVDFDQNRFSTATLEVPIQFRWRTSTASSYKFWRIYGGVRVGYTYWYKSTFKQPGNNVGQTDIPEFDNLRFSATLSFGYNTFNFFASYSINPFFKDATTEEGAQVDFKSVKLGLIFYIL; from the coding sequence ATGCATACATTCATAAAATCATTATTCTTTTCAGCCGCATTATTGTGCTGTTTCTTAGGTTTTTCACAAGATGAAATAAGTCAAGATAGCATAGTTGATGCTAAATACAGAGAAGATCAATTTTATATAGGCGTTAATTATAATATTGTTACAGATGTTCCTAGTGGAGTTAAAACCAGAGGTCTATCTGGAGGTATTCATTTTGGGTATGTAAGAGACATGCCTATCAATAAAAGAAGAAATGTAGCCATTGCTGTAGGTGCTGGCTTAGCATTAGATCAATATGGTCAAACTCTTTTTATTGGTGAAGATGCAAATGAAAACTCAATATTTCGGGTGCTGGATAGTGAAGTAGATTTTGACCAAAATAGATTTAGCACTGCTACGCTAGAGGTTCCTATTCAATTTAGATGGAGAACTTCAACGGCTTCAAGTTATAAATTCTGGCGTATTTATGGTGGTGTACGCGTAGGTTATACGTATTGGTATAAATCAACATTTAAACAGCCAGGTAATAATGTAGGTCAAACTGATATACCTGAATTTGACAACTTAAGATTCTCAGCTACACTTAGTTTTGGATATAACACATTTAATTTTTTTGCATCTTATAGTATTAATCCATTTTTTAAAGATGCTACTACAGAAGAAGGTGCTCAAGTCGATTTTAAAAGTGTAAAACTTGGTTTAATATTTTACATTTTATAA
- a CDS encoding biopolymer transporter ExbD codes for MSKFRKKKGGEIPAVNTASLPDIVFMLLFFFMVVTVLRDNNLLVQNTLPKADQLEKLKKDRSVYIYAGKPSSRYQDKYGTEGKIQIGDKFTDISNVKFALTEAREKLRPELQDKVMVALKVDEETNTGLVTDIKQQLRDLNMLKIIYITAPGNPVDQ; via the coding sequence ATGTCAAAATTTAGAAAGAAAAAAGGCGGAGAAATTCCAGCAGTAAATACAGCATCTTTACCTGATATTGTGTTTATGTTATTATTCTTCTTTATGGTTGTAACCGTATTAAGAGATAACAATCTGTTGGTACAAAACACTTTGCCTAAAGCAGATCAATTAGAAAAATTGAAAAAAGACCGTTCTGTTTATATTTATGCCGGTAAGCCTAGTTCGCGTTATCAAGATAAATATGGTACAGAAGGTAAAATTCAAATAGGTGATAAGTTTACCGATATATCTAATGTAAAATTTGCATTGACAGAAGCTCGTGAAAAGTTACGTCCCGAATTGCAAGATAAAGTAATGGTAGCTCTAAAAGTTGATGAAGAAACCAATACAGGGCTTGTTACCGATATTAAGCAACAGCTGAGAGATTTAAATATGTTGAAAATTATATACATTACAGCTCCGGGAAATCCTGTTGATCAATAG